TCCTTAAGTTCATATAGCCAAAAGGTCAACGTATCTCACTGTAGGCCCTTTTTGTTTATCTGTCAGATGAACAGCATCATGGAGGAGTGCGAGGCGTCTACAGACATACTTCAGAACCAGGTTGATGAGGCCAGAGAAAAGAGTCAGAGGGAGTTAGCCGAGCTGCGGAGACAGTTGCAGGAAAAGGGTGCAGAGCTGGAGAAATCTCAACAGGCAGCCAAAAAACTGCAGGAAGAGGTGTGGTACTCATTGTCTGTGATTCATTAGTATGTGGGTTGAACTGTAttagtcaccaaaaaaactaaaagtcatAAGCAGGGTGAGAAGTTTCTGAATTTTCAGATGCTGGGGGGATCccaagacaacaaaaacaaaaatccgATGTGTTGCCAGACTTAAGAAATTCTGCGTTTCATTGACTTCAGTGACCCCTCGCTGCATGTCACCTTATCTCATGGTGTGTGTTTACTCGGTGGTCTGTtctgtgttcagctgcttcctctggaGGAGGATTTGCGGCAGTGTCACAGGGAGCAGCAGGAGGCCCAGCTGAGGGTCCGGCAGCTGGAGCAGAGGGTGGGGGAGCTCGAGGAGAGGAATGCAGCCACAGTGGAGGACAGAGAGCGGCAGGTCAAAGTCATGGAGGTAAACATCAGAGCAACTTCCAGCCAGGAAACGGATTGAAAATGTGTGACAGTGAGTGTACGCTGATAATCATGGAAGGCTTCTAATTAGAAATTACAGTCACAATTACTTAAGCACACATTGAATGGGATGCTCAGGTGCTGGTATTTGCAGTTCCTGTTGCACCTATATGGGTGCTGAGAGGAGTCATGGAAACAGTATCTCACAGCCAGGGCACTGTTTTTCTTGCTGATGACAAAATACTGACACCAGTGAGCTCACTGTTGACACTGCGTATTGAACAAGGAAGCTGatgtttactgtaaaaagtTATCAGACCTGTCTGGGTGTTCTCAGGAACCTTCTCCATCGCTGAGCACTCACTTccatacaaatatacacaactGCACTAAACCTTAATTCTTTTTTCAAGAATAATTTCATTATGTTCTTTGTACTGGGAAACTTGGCTGTGTAGTGTTATACAAATTAGCTTCACGACAgtatttctctcctctcaggGACGGATCAGTCAACTAGAAGAAGACCTAGGTGACGAGCGCAGCAGTGCTGACCGCCTGATGGAGCGATTCGACAAAACCAAAGAGCAGGCAGGTTTACTTCAGCTCAGTGTTTGAGTTTCTTCTACACAGTGTTcccattttgtgttttctaataTTCATGAATTCCCACATCTGCAAAGACGCAGCCCGTCAGGAGCTCATGCTTGAACAACAGCACTCATGCTGCCCCACTGTCAGAAAGTGAAAGCTGCTGATTGGTGTGAAAATATTGCCTTAAAagattttattgtttgcttgtttgttgtttgtttattcgTAAATGCCTTGAAGTACCGTATGAATGAATCCCTCTGACTACATATACATCTTCTTCATCTCTGGTGCCGTCATCAGAGCCTCACATCCCCAGTGTCTCTTTAAAGTAGGCCACCATTCATGGGAGCAAAGTGGTGCAGACTAATTgacacaaaacactgttttgagtgcagtgcaaagacaaaaacagctaACTATTGTGAGCAGCTATTCACACTCCCTTCACTGGGCCTCTAGATGTTattagagaggagagagtctTTAGATCTGATGTGGGCATCCAGACCAGACAGCATTTCCTCTGGTTTGAGGAATTAGGCAGAAACTTTTAATTTAACCCGAAACTGCTGGTCAGCGTGTTTCGCCCTTTGTAATAACATACAACAGTGTTATCAGTCAATATGGAAGACTGTACATGCACAAATTATAGGCTTACACTTTGTTAAAACCCATATTTACCTCCATGGTTCGAGATAGGCACAGAGTAGTTAGTTCAAATGTCTTACCTTATTACCTTAGCTCATTACATTTATGCTATGATATACATATTATGACAAATTGCTAAAGATTTTGATTctatctctgtttgtgtgttatagATGGAACAGATGAGGAATGAGCTGATGCAGGAGAGAGCTGTCAGGCAGGACCTGGAGTGTGATAAGATGAGCCTGGAGAGACAGGTACTGACCCTTTAACACTCACTGGACCAAACCACACACAGTAAGTCCACTTACTGATGCCAGAGACAGTCAATCAGAGGGATTGGTTGAAATATTTATATCCAACATCCCTCAAGATCATTAGACCTTTTTGTGCTGTATTGCACTTTATATGTTTGCTATGCTAATATGCTAATATTGGATGTATTATAGAAACTTATGAGGATCTGCCTAATAAAACGTTACTTCTGTTATGAAATGAAacttaaaatgaacaaaatccaTGTGTGATTTTTTAAAGAGTTCATAATGAAACTGATTTACTGAATGTTAAACCATAAGCAGGACTGATTCATGGTGAATACTGACCAAAAACTCCACGTGTTATATTAAAGTTCGCCTCATACATGACAGTGTCTGTTTAATTTCCTCTTTTAGAATAAAGACCTGAAGAGCAGAGTGAATCATCTGGAAGGATCACAGAAGACTAATCAGGATTCGCTTGTCTCTAAACTTAACAGCCGAATCCAGGAACTGGAGGAGAGGTTGCAAGGAGAAGAGCGGTAGGCATTTGCACGTATATTAGTTATagacataaatatatacatgaGTTTGTATTTACCAGTGTAAGATAACACAGTGGAGACAGTTTAGACAGTGGCTCCACCAGATACTTGATGGTAGCTGTCGAGCAATTAACCCACACGTATCACTTTCCCTGAGAGGATATCTAGTCTGAACACACAGGGAAGGTGTTGAGTTACAGAAAGATGTGATCTCTTGGTGCTTTTGCCCTCAGGGACAACAACAGCCTGCAACAAGCAAACCGCAAGTTGGAGCGCAAGGTGAAGGAGATGAAGATGCAGGCAGATGAGGAACACATCAACCTGCAGAACCAGAGAGACCAGGTACATGTCTGTAACCATAAAGGAGGAAAGACATTAGTACAGTAAGTAGCTGCAGACTTGACTCCTCCGATGATCTCGTGTCCAATTTTTGTGAACTGCGCAGCTGACTCAGAGGCTGAAGATGGCGAAGAGGCAGATGGATGAGGCGGAGGAGGAGATCGAGCGCCTGGAACACGCtaaaaagaagctgcagagagaacTGGACGAGCAGATCGAGGCCAACGAGCAGCTTCATGGCCAACTGAGTGCACTGCGGAATGAGATGAGGTGACCACTTCACTTCTGCCACAGAGTTTCTGTGTTAATTTACACACGTCTATAAACTGCTTTACGTTAAATCATGTCACTTTTTAACTGTAgtagtttggttttgttttgttttggctttAACAGGCGGAAACAGAAGAAATCCCCTCCTCTAATTAAGGATGATCTGAACGACATGGACGACTATGGATCTGAGTGACTAACTGACCCGTGATAAAAAACTTTTGAATGTCATATCTGGACTTTATTTAGATATGTTGATTGAGAAGAATCTTGGATTCATTAATTTTACATCATTCCATTAACAAGTGTGATTTCATAATGCTTCTAGTTGCGAGGTGCGTGGCTCCTTGTCAAGTCTGACCTCTTGTggcaacatgtacagtatttacctACTGTACAATATTTAACAAAGCGATGTTTTATAATGTGACAAACTGACTTATTTACTCACACTGACTTGTTTTCTAAATTAttgcactgatgtgtgtgttaatacggtgagaaaataaaatacttttgcaACATTCACACGTCTACATCAGAAACTATGATAAAACCttgtttactgtaaatctgaGAGTTGGAATTTGActgtatacataaataaataatatcagATTAATtaacagagcagaaaataaatataaaacaaggGATTACTATTcattagtcagtcagtcatcctggctctgctgtgtgttgatGAGGCCGACAAGAGGAGTGTGATGGTTCCACCAAAGGATCAATAGTGTGTGCCGAGTGGCTGCTGTCGGGTAGAGGAGGAGATTTGACATAAACGCTCTGATCAGCTCCAGAGGCTGAACATCTGGCAGTTTTAACTGCATTTGGCTCAGTGATACATGGAAATACAACCCAAGAGAAGCATGAGGCAACACTGTGCTCTCAAACATGGAATATTCAAGGAATTCCTGGCTGAATTCCTGGGAACATTTGTCTTGGTTGTAAGTAAAACTTTAACTTTTCAGCTTAATTGAGTAATAGTATTTAAAAATTTAGTTTCCTCATTCACACAGTTTGCTCAATGACTGATTTTGAAGTTGAGCCTTTCTCTTTAtatgtttgagtgttttcttGTGGTCCAGACTACTCTGGATAATCTTCAGATGGTGGTGAAGTTTCCTTCAGCTGTGGATAAAAACTTGTTGTCCTCTCTTTTTGTCAGTTGTTTGGCTGTGGATCAGTTGCTCAGACCGTCCTCAGTCGAAACACCCTGGGTGAGCCTCTCACTGTCCACATCGGCTTCTCTGTAGGACTGATGATGGCGGTATACGTGGCTGGTGGAGTATCAGGTAAATATGATATATTGATGATGATATATTTCTCATCTAACATGAGCCACAAACCCCATTAGCAGCAttttataacagaaaataaagtcagtTTTGGTCTGTCAGAATATTCAGCTTGTTGACTCACATGTAGTCTATTGTTTCATACTACAGATACTATAAACCTCACATTGCTACTCGTGATGTTTGCAGCTGGTGGTTATATAATTTTGTGGTCTTCTGTCCAGCCATGTGTCACCTCCACAGCTTCGATGTCAGCAGGAACGTGCCAACTCTCTGTCCAGATTCAATGAACGCATACTGACCATTGATTTGTTAGAGCTAGCTCACAGCCTATCCAGGGTCATACATAACCCTGGGCACTAAATGTCCTCCAAACTCGATTGATCATAGGCTGCGTTCATCTGTCTATGACAGAGACCAGACTCCATCCAGATGAGACTGTTTTCCTCATCTGAGCACCAGCTACTTTCAAATCTACATCAAAAGGACAAATTGCATTTCATAAAGACAGATCACAGGTTCCTTAGAAACTAAATAACTGTCAGGATGTTTGCTAAAAcataacaacagaacaacagaacaatggtgccttttgtttttttcacctATAGGTTGAATTTCTAGTATGTGACCATTATTCTTCCTCTTTGCTCTTGAACGTACATAATAAAAGCCTGCACCACCACCCTAGGGGCTGCTCTCCTTCTGCTGCCTCTCGTATAAGTGATGGCCTCGCTAATGATGGAGAGTATATCATGCCAGCCACCCCCACCCACTGCACCCCTCTTTCACTCTGTGCTTTGTCCTTTACCCCAGGGGGCCATGTGAACCCTGCTGTGTCTCTGGCCATGGTGATTCTGGGCAAACTGAAGATTTGGAAGTTTCCCTTTTACGTCATCGCTCAGTTTCTTGGTGCTtttgctggagctgctgcagtctTTGGATTGTATTATGGTGACTACACCTCAATTGCATTCTCCATCACATGTATATCAGACCACAACAGTAGTGCTAATAAATGTCAGCTTCACAGACTATTATGTTACTGATGGGTGAAAGCATGTGCAAAGTTTCAGCTCTTTATGTGTCACAGATGCTTTCATGGACTTCACCAGTGGGATTCTGTCGGTGACGGGAATCAATGCAACAGGTCACATTTTTGCTTCCTACCCTGCGAGACACCTGTCAATCCTCGGTGGCTTCATCGATCAGGTGAGCTCTGTTCACCGTGGCCCAATGACCTCCCCCTCTATTGTACAGCGCCACTCCAATTCAACCCCTAAATACTGTGAAGTCTGGGAAATGTGGTTAATGCACAATTGATTGCCCCATTTAGTTTGAGAACATCCCCTCTTTTGCTTAGTTTTATTGCTAATGACCAATTTCCTGGCATTCACAGGGAGGTCAAATCTATACTCATCACCATACTTAACACCGTTTTCAGTCTGTTTAGCCAGTGCAGCGATCCAAAAATAACACATCTACCAGCTTAAAACCCACATCAGGTGAGATAAGTCTAATTAGTGATTGTGCTGATGTTAGTACAAAAAAAGTCACCCAAAATGACAAAGAGAGGGGAAAGGTGATGAATAAGAAACATCTGACGACCATAAAAGAGcacaaacatttgcaaaatgaccaaacaaaagatgaaaaaccATTCCAAAGAGATAAACAAAGAAGATATAAAGATGCTAAATGCCCATGGTCCCTTTGTCTCATAATCCCTGTACACATTCCCAATCTTGATCCTGTTAAACAGTGACGTTCTGCTCCTGCAGGTGGTGGGGACAGGGATGCTGGTTTTGTGTATCCTCGCTATCATTGATGGTGGCAACATTGGAGCTCCAAAAGGCGTGGAGCCTCTGGCCATCGGCCTGATCATCATGGCCATCGGCGTGTCCATGGGACTTAACTGTGGGTACCCGCTGAACCCTGCTAGAGACCTGGGACCCCGACTGTTCACAGCTGTGGCAGGATGGGGGATGGAGGTCTTCAGGTAACTGAACAGcagattgtttttaaaacacatttgttatattattCCTGTACGTTATGGAAATGTCTGCCCAAGTCCTGTGACGTGAATGctctctttatatttatttactgaaatgTTATTGAAGTAAACTGAAGACCTGAGCTGCCAACATGAGCTATGATGTTATTCACagtccctcttcctccttttcataCTTACTTTTCATACTCGCAGCACCGCAGACTACTGGTGGTGGATCCCTGTGGCGGGGCCCATGGTGGGGGGAGTTATTGCCGCCGTCATCTACTACCTGCTTATTGAACTGCACCACCGCCGCGATGAGCCCGAGAAGCCccatgaggaggaggaggaggacgaagatgaagaggatgaagacagCAGCCTGAAGGACAAATACGAGATGATCACCATGAGCTAAACCAGATATTAACCTCCATCCAGGACTGACTGGTCAGATTCAGCAGTTTTACAGTCCGATGTCTAACAGTAAGGGCAGGCTTCCCCCAGTGTTAATAGTAGGACAGGCTGGttgacttttaaattaaattaggaACTGCGGCTTGTTGGGCGTGCTAATACAGTTTTGGTCTGTTCTCAAACAAGTGAATTTAAACCCATCATCCCAACAAACGCTTGTCTCCTCTaacatatgttttatgtttcataaaGATATGAAAATCTCCGTCCTGTTACGACTTTTCATACAGATGCgctgtaaatactgtaatttaatgaTTAGTAGAAAATAATACCATTCACCATAAGAGCTGAACATGCATGCTGGTTTCTTTTTAGCTTTGCTCCTTCTTTCTTCACTGGTAGTGATGCTATtatctgtttattcattttaaagttttgttttggttctaACTTGTAACtatttttctcctcctgttcattattcatatttgtattttactcaGTCTTGTTTTGTGTACATTAAAGTTTCTACACATATCTTTTTCTTATGAGACATTTCACTTTATCACTAACAATCCATCACTGCATTCATCacaaaaaactgcatttatgCCAACAGAGTCCGCTGTaattttcctctctgtgtttccatcattACCCTCGTATATCTTCATACATCCCTGAAATTGCTGTGTAGGCTTCAATAGTCTTTGtgataaagagaaacagacagtaACTGCACGCATGAATCTTTTCAGTAAATCTCACCATCAGATAAATACGTTCATTAACCTCAGAGCGAACACCTACAAGAGATGCATCGTTTGTGCTTGGATGTTAGATGATTATGCCTCCCGGTGTCAGCTCAGAGCATaatgctgtaaaatattttttgtgtgaGATGATCACTCTAGTTAATGTCTTTGTGCATTTCAAGGATGATCTCAGCCACAGTGGGATTTCTGGTTCTACGTCTACAAGGAACCTCAGGTGGTGGCGCCACAGTTGCAGATTTGAAAACGCAAAACAAATACGGCTTTATGGAAAACTGTGCAAATCTACTCTAACTAAACTAAAGGTTACACATCATTGCTGCCAGACGCCACCAGacctgttaataaaaaaatcctAAAAACACCTTCTCCTGAAGAAGGTgacactttaactttaaaaactttagCTTGTTCATAAATATACTtgatataaacatattttcGCTGCGACTGGACAAAGTGGATTAAATTGAACTACAAATACTGGGCAGTTTGGTCtttagaaaaatgtattttagagGGTAATCATGTTTGTGCCTGGAGAAGTACAATCCCCCAAACACCcagggctgaaagaagaggtACCTGACGAGTGAATTAGGGTGAGTTGATCATCTCATGTACATTGTTGTACATGTCAGTACAAAGTGATTCGCctttttgtgctgctgcaggtgatTCTCTCTTCATAGCTTCACTGTGCTGATTCAGCCAGACTTTGAAGAAGCACTGAAAGGCTGCTCAGGATAAACAAGGAGCAGTCTTCTGAGACCTGAGTCTATAAACATTGATTTCTCCTTTTTCCAGTAAAATTACATTCACGCTGCCAACAAGTTTAATATGAGGAATGCTGCTTCTCAAAAACAGCTGTTCGATTCAGCCAAACTGATGCACGCTCACTGATAAGAATCATGTGTAGGGCATTATTTCTAGCAGCACACAGACTGAAATCTGGTGGCCATTATCTGATACTGGATGAATAccagttattacagttatttcTTTGCCTCCTCTGTAGTCctcttgttgttttgctgtcttCGGGGTTAGCTGCTCACTGGAGAGACTGTTGGCTGCCACTCAATTCAGTCTGCATGACGCTCAGCAGGCCGGGTCCACTTTTACAATTGTGCTTTGTCACTGTAAGGAAAGACAAAAGTTACCGCTTGCTTATCAGCTGTGATGTCAGCTCCTTGCACACAGCTGACACCAGGGTCAGTGGCTCTGTCGTCACTGCTAGGACAGTGTTTCAGGCACAGGGTGGCTTTAGTATGAGGAGAACTGTGGGGAAAAGGAGCAGGCATCTgtactaacaacaacaacacagctcaCTACCTGCATTATCCCAAAAATATTGAACTACCAGCCAACCAGCGACTGCAGCTGACGACCCGCATTGAAAATCAATGGCAGTTCACGTTCCAGTGCATGTGCAGATGCAGTGGAACGTGACCAGGACTTTCCTAGAGTTGGTAGATCATCACATACAAAAGTCACCACCAAGTGCAGGCAGTTAATGATacataataaatgtgtaaatgattcTACCCTCACTACCTACAGCCTGACACACAAAGGTAGACCAATAAGCAATTGTCTTCTTCTACGGTTAGCTGTATGCAAGATAAAAGATAACTTTAATAATTAACCATATCATTAACACCACacctaataataaataaaacagggaatacacaaattaaagcaaaacaagtTAAAAGTAGTAGGTACATTTTTATAGAAATCAAAGAGGTACACATTAATATAAATCAgcatattattaaaataaacttgCAAGAAATAGATTCTGTGTAAAACAGTTAATAGATTTAGGAAAAGCATAGCCACAGTCCAGTCTGgtcaacatttatttactgagaCAAGCTTTCAAAAAGATCAGAGACATTCAAGCATCAACATCAGCAAGAGGATATGATCACAACAGTGGACAGATACTAACAAAGGTCTCAGACTGAAAGCCTCAGCAGATCCAGATGCTTctcttatgttgttttttaacatacGACTAATTTCTCCATCATATACAACATTATTCATTCTGACACCATTTATTTGTTGATCtcaaacagtaaaataacattaaaacaggtTGCTATAAACCTGGCTTGTTCCATCCTTGTTATGTAATTAgtcaaatgaaattaaacaaatgatagaaatttgcaaaaagaaagaaaaacacacaaaacccacACAATCTATGTACAGCACATAAAATGGTGTTTACACACTGACAAATGCAGAATTGATTTATAAGACAAATCTTTAATGGGACCTGTTGCTGATCACAAAAGCATTGAGGCAAAGATGTTGATGCGTAAAGTCTCAGTAAATGAATATTGTACACATTTGCGGATGTGTTTCTTATATAATTTATAAGAGTCTCTGGTCCAGCACTTCCAACAAGTCTTACGGTGTAAATCTTTATTACAAACAGTGATCTATAAATGAGAGAGAGATTACAGAAACAAATGGTCCAAAGTGATACAGCACAGGTATTTTTCAAAAACACTAAAATTCCCACATTTtccaaataataatacaatgtTTGTTTCATAAATTTTAAGCCTTTCCATGTGTTAAATCAGAGTTGTAGGCGAATCAATTTATTCTCTGGATAAGATCTCAgcaaagatgacaaaaaaaaaaaaaaacaagccaaaGATCTCACGTCACAGTAGACAGACAGTAAACAGGGgtctattttattttgaacaaGTCTTTTAATTAATGCATTTCAAGTACTCCAAAAATTACATCTCTTTGCACAATACAatttgaaatttttttttagtaaaaatgttcaaagtgaacaaaaatTTCCGATACtgtataaaacacagtgaacattaAAATCAGACAGTAGTATTACTTTTTAATCTTGTGTTCTTTCGGCCTACGTCACCTACAACATTTCAACTCAATTTGGACATTTTCAGTGCACATTTATCTAAAAACTTTACCAAGActatgaaattaaaaagaaattaaatttacagGCATTATTCTTCGGCTCATCTACCCAAACCATGCCACAGCAAAACgatgacaaaaatgaaaatgtaacattaactCCATCACACTGAATTGTTTTTACCATtgatgatgatggagagaaATACCAAGCAAAGCAAACTCCAGTTCAACTAGCACATATAAGAACATAAATAACTTAGAAGAGAGGAAACTTTGTCACATATGAACATCTTTGAACAACTTACTCTCAGATTAGGATACAAAAAAGTGAAACGGATgtatcaaaatgtaattttcattttcaaatgaaatgtaaattttcGAAGTACTGTACAAGTTTACATGTAAATTCTTCAGGCCTAACAGGCGCGATCGGGCCTAGAagatgaaatttaaaaacagcTCCATTTTGTACAGACATGAGTTACAGAAACCATTGACCTCCCTTATTCATCTGCCACGAGAAACAAACCGTTACCTGtgacacacattacatttatgtcCCCTCAAGAGCACACATGTGATTATGACAACCAGGACAGTGTTGTAATATTAGCTGTGATCATGCATTCAAACTACTATAATGCCAGGATTAAGGAATgtcttaaaaacaaacaaacaaacaaaaaaaaaaaacgcactgCACCGAATATGTAAACGCAAAATCCTGAGAGTTTTTAGTCTGTACCAAAGTTTGCACCCACAAACCAAATAATTTTGTTGAGAGAAATATTTGCACAGTACATACATCAGGGGATTTTGCCTATTGTGGTGACATCATCGAATCCTCTCACTTAGTGTTACCATTCTCCAAAAGAAGGAATAAAACGCCTGAGGTCAAACTCACATCTCCTTCATTTCTCCCATTTAAAGTGGCTCCAGAAACCTCACAGGTGCTTACTGTGGTTTATGAAACCTGTGCACATAGATCAGCTTTATAAAGTTATATGGCACGCTGATGTAAACTCACACTGTGGCCTGCACTCATGAGCTCTTAAGGGGATTCGGTCTATGATGAGAGCTGATCAGGAGAAAACCGCaggtgaataaaaaaaaaaaaaaaaattaaataaagaatcTGAAACGGCTTGTTTTCCTGTGAAATCagtgaaacacactgacaaatgtgTTAGTGAATAGTGTGACAATACTGCTGCCTTACAGGGCTCCTTCCCGCTGTTTTAAGACATTAATAACTGTCAACGTAAATAGTGTTGAGTGACACACAAATATTACAGACCTTTGTCAATTAATAGTCACATTGAATAAATGTGTCTGCATGCCCACATTGAAAAGTTCTTAGATTTTCTATCTTGAAGAATAATAGAATGATTaaatcttacattttatttgtacatcCGCTCtggaatttcttttttaaaatttattccCACGCTCATGTAAACTAACTCTGTAAcatgacacactcacacttctAAACTAAGCCACAGCAGCCTTCACTTTCGCTTGTCTTCATATCTGAACAGGTAgaatcatcgtcatcatcatcatcagcttgAGTTAGTGGTTATTCATTCTTCATTATCAAAAACAAATAGGTAGAGACAATAAAAGAGGTACCAAACTAGGTGACCTACTCCTTCTGTACCCACAACTAGTTTGTTacacaacatgaacaaaacatgACGTTAgtaagacaataaaaaaaaacaaagatgaaaaataaagtaCCTTGAACAAAGAAGGCCTAAAACGTTGGATATCATGAACTTCAAATTTGAAACCTAGCGATCTAACGAAAGTGAAAGAGATCCACCTGACTGGACGACTGCGACGAGAACTCGATGGCCTCGAATCCTCAACTGCAACGTCCAAGGATCACAACCATCATTCCTTCATTTATGTGTTAAGAGTCCTGAGAGCACTAACcgaaaaataaaagaaaaaagtgaagaattacacatttacagtagaagaAAGAGTTCTTTTTTCACTTATGATACACTAAATATGTACAGTCACATGCAGAAGACTTGTCTGCACGAGAGACCGGAGCCTGTGTCTTTTGCCATTTGACATGTGTAAATCACAAAAGTGCCGCAAATCCCCACTGAGTGTCTCTCATTCCTGGCTGGAATGGCGAAAGAAAAGCACGCAACGATTCACCAGTAGCCACGGACATGtcagtcaaaagaaaaagaaaaagaaaaaagaaaaagaaaagaaagaaagaataaaaacacaaggaaagaaaaaaacacatcacagaccGTACTAAAGCTACAGATGATTCCTTAACTCCTTGGCACTccttcaaaaaaataaaataaaataaaaaaaaaaataggtgGAATA
This DNA window, taken from Anabas testudineus chromosome 6, fAnaTes1.2, whole genome shotgun sequence, encodes the following:
- the LOC113166250 gene encoding aquaporin-9-like, yielding MEIQPKRSMRQHCALKHGIFKEFLAEFLGTFVLVLFGCGSVAQTVLSRNTLGEPLTVHIGFSVGLMMAVYVAGGVSGGHVNPAVSLAMVILGKLKIWKFPFYVIAQFLGAFAGAAAVFGLYYDAFMDFTSGILSVTGINATGHIFASYPARHLSILGGFIDQVVGTGMLVLCILAIIDGGNIGAPKGVEPLAIGLIIMAIGVSMGLNCGYPLNPARDLGPRLFTAVAGWGMEVFSTADYWWWIPVAGPMVGGVIAAVIYYLLIELHHRRDEPEKPHEEEEEDEDEEDEDSSLKDKYEMITMS